In Serratia marcescens subsp. marcescens ATCC 13880, a single genomic region encodes these proteins:
- the tamA gene encoding autotransporter assembly complex protein TamA, with product MCLISVLLAAPAAYAANVRLQVEGLSGELEKNVRVRLSSITPEEVGTDGRFRARVDEAVRQGLRALGYYQPTIEFTLDDRPGMSRPVLHAKVNPGEPVRIAGANIVLEGGAKTDEDYLTLVKKGRPTIGEILNHGKYDSFKGSLTGLALRKGYFDADMTKSQLGVAEDLHKAFWDIDFNSGERYRFGKVKFTGSQIREDYLQNLVPFHQGDYYSSEDLAELNRRLSATNWFNSVVVSPDFNDAKENKILPLDALVTPRTRNTVETGIGYSTDVGPRVKGTWKKPWLNDRGHSLETSASVSAPEQQLDLTYKIPLLKNPLEQYYLLQGGLKNVDLNDTKSVTSKVVASRNWDLSSGWQRAINLTWRWDNFTQGNVSNTTMLLYPGVSFNRTRSRGGLMPTWGDSQRYSIDVSDTSWGSGVDFALMQAQNVWIRTLADKHRFVARGQVGWIETNDFDKVPPDLRFFAGGDRSIRGYKYKDISPRGDDGKLTGASKMLTGSLEYQYNVTGKWWGAMFVDSGEAVNDIKQSNFKTGAGVGVRWQSPVGPVKLDIAAPVGDKDTHGMQFYIGLGPEL from the coding sequence ATGTGCTTGATATCTGTGTTGCTTGCGGCACCTGCAGCCTATGCGGCCAACGTGCGGTTGCAGGTGGAGGGGTTAAGCGGAGAGTTGGAAAAAAACGTCCGGGTGCGGCTGTCGTCGATCACGCCTGAAGAGGTTGGCACCGACGGCCGCTTCCGCGCGCGGGTGGATGAGGCGGTGCGCCAGGGGCTGCGCGCGCTCGGCTATTACCAGCCGACCATCGAGTTTACGCTGGACGATCGGCCGGGGATGTCGCGCCCGGTGTTGCACGCCAAGGTCAATCCGGGCGAGCCGGTGCGCATCGCCGGCGCCAACATCGTGCTGGAGGGCGGCGCAAAGACCGATGAGGACTACCTGACGCTGGTAAAGAAGGGGCGGCCGACCATCGGCGAGATCCTCAACCACGGCAAGTATGACAGTTTCAAAGGCTCGCTGACCGGCCTGGCGCTGCGCAAAGGCTACTTCGACGCCGATATGACCAAAAGCCAGCTCGGCGTGGCCGAAGATCTGCACAAGGCGTTTTGGGATATCGATTTCAACAGCGGCGAACGTTACCGCTTCGGCAAGGTGAAATTCACCGGTTCGCAAATTCGCGAAGACTATCTGCAAAATCTGGTGCCCTTTCATCAGGGGGATTACTACAGTTCGGAGGATTTGGCCGAGCTGAATCGCCGTTTGTCCGCCACCAACTGGTTTAACTCGGTGGTGGTGTCCCCTGATTTCAACGATGCCAAAGAGAACAAGATTTTGCCGTTGGACGCGCTGGTGACGCCGCGCACGCGCAACACCGTCGAAACCGGTATCGGTTATTCCACCGACGTCGGCCCGCGGGTGAAAGGCACCTGGAAAAAGCCCTGGCTCAACGATCGCGGGCATAGCCTGGAAACCAGCGCCAGCGTGTCGGCGCCGGAGCAGCAGCTGGATCTGACCTATAAGATCCCGTTGCTGAAGAATCCGCTGGAGCAGTATTACCTGCTGCAGGGCGGGCTCAAGAACGTCGATCTTAACGACACCAAATCCGTGACCTCCAAAGTGGTGGCCTCGCGCAACTGGGATCTCTCCAGCGGCTGGCAGCGGGCGATCAACCTGACCTGGCGCTGGGATAACTTTACCCAGGGCAACGTCAGCAATACCACTATGCTGCTGTACCCCGGCGTCAGCTTCAACCGCACCCGTTCGCGCGGCGGGCTGATGCCGACCTGGGGCGACAGCCAGCGCTATTCCATCGACGTATCCGACACCTCCTGGGGCTCCGGCGTGGACTTCGCGCTGATGCAGGCGCAGAACGTCTGGATCCGCACTCTGGCCGACAAGCACCGTTTCGTGGCGCGCGGGCAGGTGGGCTGGATCGAAACCAACGACTTCGACAAGGTGCCGCCGGATCTGCGTTTCTTCGCCGGCGGTGACCGCAGCATTCGCGGCTACAAGTACAAAGACATTTCGCCGCGCGGCGACGACGGCAAGCTGACCGGCGCCTCCAAGATGCTGACCGGCTCGCTGGAGTACCAATACAACGTGACCGGCAAATGGTGGGGGGCGATGTTCGTCGATTCCGGTGAAGCGGTGAACGATATCAAGCAGAGCAACTTCAAGACCGGCGCCGGCGTAGGCGTGCGCTGGCAGTCGCCGGTGGGGCCGGTGAAGCTGGATATCGCCGCGCCCGTGGGGGACAAGGACACCCACGGGATGCAGTTCTACATCGGTTTGGGGCCTGAACTATGA